ACTCGCTCTCGCGCGACCTCGAAGACGATGGCGAATTCACGGCCGAGCACGCGCAGCTGATCCGCGAAGCGGCGGCGAGGGTCGATCCCGAACTGGTGCGGGCGAAGCTCCAAGAGAGGCTGCGTGCGTCTGGCTCGAGCGCGGTCGCGCCCGACTTCGCGCGCATGCTGGCCGAGACCGCTCCGCGGGTCGACCCGAACCGGTTCACGATCGTGCGCCATCCCGTCGGCGTCGACGACGGCGTGGTCGCGGAGCCGGGCGCGGTGCTCGACGACGACGCCGCACACTACCCGGGCCGGGTCGTGGCGCGCGTAGAGATCTGGGATTCGCCCGCGGAGGGTCGTCTGCTCGTCGCCGTCGTTCCCGACGAGGCGGGCTCCTTCGCCGAAGTCGCGCTCCCGGGGGCCGATGGCACCTCGGAGCGACTCCTGGCACCGCGCCGGCTCTGGATCTCTGCGGCGGACCGATCGGGCCGCGAGAGCAAGCGCTTCGAGATTGGGAGTGGGGAGGATGAGAACGGCCCCGTCGGCACGCCGGCGAATCTCGTCATCACCCGGGCGGACCTCACTCGCCCGGACTCGATCCATGGCGAGCCAGGCGCCTTCGTCGGCGAGAGCGCGATCCTCGCGGTCCGCGTCTACGAGCGCGCGACGGGCGGTGAGCCGCTGGGAACCGCGGTTGCCACGCCTGACGGCGGATTCGCGCCGCTGGCGGTCGGTACGTCCGCCTCCTCCTACCCGCGGCTCTGGGCCGAGGCGGTCGACAAGACCGGAAACGTCGGTAAGCGAGTCGAGGCGGCGGTAGGGAAGGCCGCGGTCCCGACACTCGACGGCGGGAAGGTCGAGATCGTCCGCCGCGGGCTTGGCGAGACCGATTCGATCCGCGGGATGGCTGGCGCGTTCTCGAGCGTCTGCGCACTGCGCGGCGTGGAGATCCACGACCGCGCGTCGGGCGGAGCGCTCCAGGCGTCCGGAGCTCTGCGGCCCGACGGCGGCTTCGACGAGCTGCCGATCGGAACGCCGGACGCCTCTTTTGCGCAGCTCTGGGTGGCGGGCGAGGACAAGTGTGGTCAGCGGAGCGCCTCGACCGAAGCGCTCGTCGGGCGCGTGTCTCTGCCTCCTTCGGTCGAAGCTTCCCTCGTCACCTACCACGGACGCGCAGACGGCGTTGCCGACGGCGTTTCGGCGGCGCCCGGGGCGATCGGAGGAACGAATCCCGTGCGCTCCGTGGAGATCCGGGATGCCCGTTGCGTCGCCTCGATTGTGCCGACCTTGCGTCCGAGGCCGGACGGGGGCTTCGACGAGCTCCCGATCGGGACCGCGCGGGCGGACACTCCGCGTGTCTGCCTCGTGGCGACGAACAAGGCCGGCCTCGCGTCGAGCGGGATCCTGAGCCGGCACGTGGAGGAGGGGCTGCAGCTCGGCTCCACGGGGCTCGTGGATCGGCGAGGAGGCGCGCTCTACTCGTTCGCCTCCGACATCGATCCACGCCTTGCCACGCCGGGGCTCGGGCTGTCGCTTACCGGCCGGACGCCGGCTGCAGCGCTCGCTGCGGCCTCGTCGATCGACGACGTGCGAGCGAGGATCGCGGCAGGGCCCGAGACCCGTACGCGCGCCAGCCGGTGGGAGGTCAACGAGGCCAGCCGCGATCGCTGGGGCCACGCGGTTGCGTACGACGCCGCGCGCGGGCGCACGGTCGTCTTCGGAGGACGGAACCTGGAAAGCGTCAACCTTGGTTCGACCCTCGAGTTCGACGGCACCTCCTGGCGAGAGATCGAGACGGCGGACCAGCCGGCGCCCCGCCTTTGGGCGGCGATGGCCTACGACGAAGCGCGCCAGCGGGTTGTGCTCTTCGGCGGGTATGCAGCGTCCGATTTCAATGACACCTGGGAATACGATGGCACCAACTGGTACCGGATCCCGGTCGCTGGCCCCGGGTTCGGCGCGTACGGCGCCATGGCGTACGATCCCGTTCGCGGCGTGATCGTCGCGTTTTCGGGGATCTTTGGGCGGTCGTGGCAGTACGACGGGATCGCGTGGACCCAGATGACCGTGGCATCCGAGCCACCCGCGCGGGACAGGCCGTTGATGGCGTTCGATCGGGGCCGCGGGCGGATGGTCTTGTTCGGAGGCAAGTCGGGGATCCAGTCCCGCGACGACACCTGGGAGCTCGATGACTCCGGCTGGTCTCTGGTGCCCACGCAGACTACACCCGGAGCCCTCGACGGTCCGACCATGGTCTACGACTCGTTGCGTGGGGAAATGCTCCTGTTCGGAGGCGGTAGCGACTCCCAACAGAGCTTCACCTGGAGCTACGACGGGAGCGATTGGACTCCGATCGCATTCTCCGGGCCGCGGAATCGGCAACACCACGGCATGTCGTTCCACGCCGCCACCGGGGAGACGATCATCTTTGGCGGGGTGTCCCCGGGCTGGGACACATGGAGCTTCGACGGCGCCACGTGGACCGACCGAAGGGTTCGGCCGGCGCAGATGCGCGAGTCGGCGCTCGGGTACGATCCCGGCACGCGCTCGACCGTTCTGTACGCCAAAGAAACGTGGGTCTTCTCCGACGGGAGCTGGCGCGAGGTCACGCCGGCGAACGGCGGTCCACGGCTAGACGAGGCGACGATCGTCTACGACTCGTGGAGCAAGCGGCTGGTCCTCGTCGGGTATTCCGCCGAGAACTCGGGCTGGGCGCTGCAGACCTGGGCCTTCGAGAACGAGACCTGGGTCCGGATCCCGACGACCAACACACCCAGCTTCGGTCGTTCGTACGCTGGGACGACGCAGGCGGTCTTCGATGACCTTCGAGGCCGGCTGGTTCTCTACGGCGGATGGAGGTCGCCCAGCCTCGTAGGCGAGACTTACGAGCTCTTCGACGGTCGGTGGACGAGGAAGGCACAGAATCGCTATCCCCCTCCGCGTGGTCGGCACGCCATGGCGTTCGACCCGGTCCGCGGCCTGACCTTCGTGTTCGGAGGCGATACGACTGCGACCAACCCTGTGAATCTCTCGAACGACCTATGGTCTTTCGATGGAGAAGGGTGGGGGCTCGATCCGATCCCGGCGGGGCCTCCCGCCCGGATGACGCATGCGATGACGTTCGATCCCTCCCGCGGGCGGATCCTGATGGGCGGGGGCTCCGGGGCAACCGGTGGCTTCTCCGATACGTGGGAGCTCGGAACGTCCTGGACGCCGATCGCAGCAAGCAACGCCAAGCCCTTCGAGTCGACGCCGTTCGTCTACGACGGCGCTGTAGGTGGGGTGGTGCAGCACACGCGTGAGACGCGGGTCTTGCAGCGCTCGACGCCGCACCCACGGTACGCGGCGCAGCTCGCGGGCTTCCAGCTCGACCCCCGCGCAGCTCCCACGTCGGTCGAGATCACCTGGGTCGGTTCGGGCTCCGG
The Vulgatibacter incomptus DNA segment above includes these coding regions:
- a CDS encoding Kelch repeat-containing protein, which codes for MTIDRRAMPVVLLALLTFGCGERKEPQGRPEFEEILLEGGVHKGPFVLGSSISVSPINAGGAPTGQVYNSQTRNDLGEFSVRIAFQGYVSVEGTGYYYNEATGELSRSLLTMRAFYEVGHAPSQAAYLNLLTHLSYDRVRALVAGGTAINGAIAQAEGELRRALAIGPSDFEPAIPGAAMNLLGGESDENAYLLAVSAVLAQAAVDLAGPQGPVDASLQELLNSLSRDLEDDGEFTAEHAQLIREAAARVDPELVRAKLQERLRASGSSAVAPDFARMLAETAPRVDPNRFTIVRHPVGVDDGVVAEPGAVLDDDAAHYPGRVVARVEIWDSPAEGRLLVAVVPDEAGSFAEVALPGADGTSERLLAPRRLWISAADRSGRESKRFEIGSGEDENGPVGTPANLVITRADLTRPDSIHGEPGAFVGESAILAVRVYERATGGEPLGTAVATPDGGFAPLAVGTSASSYPRLWAEAVDKTGNVGKRVEAAVGKAAVPTLDGGKVEIVRRGLGETDSIRGMAGAFSSVCALRGVEIHDRASGGALQASGALRPDGGFDELPIGTPDASFAQLWVAGEDKCGQRSASTEALVGRVSLPPSVEASLVTYHGRADGVADGVSAAPGAIGGTNPVRSVEIRDARCVASIVPTLRPRPDGGFDELPIGTARADTPRVCLVATNKAGLASSGILSRHVEEGLQLGSTGLVDRRGGALYSFASDIDPRLATPGLGLSLTGRTPAAALAAASSIDDVRARIAAGPETRTRASRWEVNEASRDRWGHAVAYDAARGRTVVFGGRNLESVNLGSTLEFDGTSWREIETADQPAPRLWAAMAYDEARQRVVLFGGYAASDFNDTWEYDGTNWYRIPVAGPGFGAYGAMAYDPVRGVIVAFSGIFGRSWQYDGIAWTQMTVASEPPARDRPLMAFDRGRGRMVLFGGKSGIQSRDDTWELDDSGWSLVPTQTTPGALDGPTMVYDSLRGEMLLFGGGSDSQQSFTWSYDGSDWTPIAFSGPRNRQHHGMSFHAATGETIIFGGVSPGWDTWSFDGATWTDRRVRPAQMRESALGYDPGTRSTVLYAKETWVFSDGSWREVTPANGGPRLDEATIVYDSWSKRLVLVGYSAENSGWALQTWAFENETWVRIPTTNTPSFGRSYAGTTQAVFDDLRGRLVLYGGWRSPSLVGETYELFDGRWTRKAQNRYPPPRGRHAMAFDPVRGLTFVFGGDTTATNPVNLSNDLWSFDGEGWGLDPIPAGPPARMTHAMTFDPSRGRILMGGGSGATGGFSDTWELGTSWTPIAASNAKPFESTPFVYDGAVGGVVQHTRETRVLQRSTPHPRYAAQLAGFQLDPRAAPTSVEITWVGSGSGEVDGAPVNQLDLYLWNAVERTWTTLATGDAAESDPAVRSTLILVPDDIADHVAEGRIWILAVAPAAYPGGSVAESVIATDYVGMSAAYLLD